A portion of the Calliphora vicina chromosome 5, idCalVici1.1, whole genome shotgun sequence genome contains these proteins:
- the LOC135961493 gene encoding dynein regulatory complex subunit 2, which produces MGKKGKGNKLAKMSEEERARYLQLRADIEEEARRRKMQLISMYMKNKLKREEAFCRLNMAKINQEWRSILRQVKCQELRKEIVEMEKYCKDMMDHKDNVIRSLLNDLEVAHGQHDNMSQAHMEMVQYFINIQQQRLEFFRDNYDSEKHLMLEEFQDDHKKLKDLSIGAREHLECVYYQLEEKNESERNMAHEKFLAQLDDIKAEMQLRIEEITEKGEHKLEQLWREYQQALADYVAHTEGFYADYMDLKERDEEYTNQTRDYCYEIEKASNQLASLKLTLADAEDTSEVRLKHLKLMKEHLSNKFNDVKERVDREMQDNEEKFKLMSVESYKAVKYFKILCDKGNTILQLAAVCRKFETEKEKILPLGLPPITKIMFENENELQEDMPEEEQKDGFCNWFLMENFWKRVNNVKIDVVCLTQRKKSLEKENERLKAELQQRLINLNISNGINNHINDYLAKRPSSMRVERVEHYDLNTRKQCQSADVNFGRRVIKPFACITEANFTNAVRSKVMTKGKQRLAKIVAIKH; this is translated from the exons atggGTAAAAAGGGTAAAGGCAACAAATTGGCCAAAATGTCGGAGGAGGAACGGGCCCGTTATCTACAACTAAGAGCCGATATAGAGGAAGAGGCCAGAAGGCGTAAAATGCAATTGATATCCATGTATATGAAG aaCAAACTCAAGCGCGAAGAAGCCTTTTGCCGTCTCAATATGGCCAAAATCAATCAGGAGTGGCGTTCCATTTTACGTCAGGTCAAGTGCCAAGAATTGCGTAAGGAAATcgttgaaatggaaaaatattgcAAGGATATGATGGATCATAAAGATAATGTGATAAGGAGTTTGCTTAACGATTTAGAAGTGGCCCATGGCCAGCATGATAACATGTCTCAGGCTCATATGGAAATGGTGCAGTATTTCATAA ATATTCAACAACAACGTTTGGAATTCTTTCGTGACAATTATGACTCGGAAAAGCATTTAATGTTGGAAGAATTCCAGGATGATCATAAGAAGTTAAAAGATTTGAGTATTGGAGCTAGAGAACATTTGGAGTGTGTTTACTACCAGCTAGAGGAGAAAAATGAGAGTGAGAGGAATATGGCTCATGAGAAATTTCTGGCCCAGTTGGATGACATTAAAGCCGAG ATGCAATTACGCATCGAAGAAATCACCGAAAAGGGAGAACACAAACTCGAACAACTTTGGCGTGAATACCAGCAAGCTTTAGCCGACTATGTGGCTCACACTGAAGGTTTCTATGCCGACTATATGGATCTAAAAGAACGCGACGAGGAGTACACGAATCAAACACGAGATTATTGCTATGAAATCGAAAAGGCCAGCAATCAATTGGCCAGTTTGAAGTTGACTTTGGCAGATGCTGAAGATACAAGTGAAGTACGTTTAAAGCATTTAAAACTTATGAAGGAGCATTTAAGCAACAAGTTTAATGATGTGAAGGAGAGAGTTGATCGTGAAATGCAAGATAATGAGGAAAAGTTTAAGCTAATGAGTGTGGAGAGTTATAAGGCGGTAAAG tattttaaaatcTTGTGTGACAAGGGCAATACAATTTTGCAATTGGCTGCAGTTTGCCGTAAATTTGAGACGGAAAAGGAGAAGATCTTACCTTTGGGCTTGCCGCCcataacaaaaattatgtttgaaaatgAGAATGAGTTACAGGAGGACATGCCAGAGGAAGAGCAAAAG GATGGTTTCTGTAACTGGTTCTTAATGGAGAACTTCTGGAAACGTGTCAACAATGTGAAAATCGATGTAGTTTGTTTGACTCAACGTAAAAAGTCGCTGGAAAAAGAAAATGAACGTTTAAAAGCCGAGCTTCAACAGCGTTTAATTAACCTAAACATTAGCAATGGCATTAACAATCACATCAATGATTATTTGGCCAAAAGACCCAGTAGCATGCGTGTGGAACGCGTGGAACATTATGATTTAAATACTCGAAAACAGTGTCAAAGTGCAGATGTTAATTTTGGAAGGCGAGTTATAAAACCATTTGCCTGTATAACAGAAGCCAATTTTACCAATGCAGTACGTTCGAAAGTAATGACAAAAGGCAAACAAAGATTGGCCAAAATTGTGGCCATAAAAcattga